One Immundisolibacter sp. genomic region harbors:
- a CDS encoding M48 family metalloprotease codes for MLRRLICLVLCLYVPLAQAEIALPEIGDAAGGLLSAQLEQRIGVTFMRQVRAAMPLVDDALINGYVDGLGQRLGRNSSDSARGFSFFVVVDPTLNAFAGPGGNIGVHSGLILTTETEDELASVLGHEIAHVTQRHLPRAFEHQQRMTVPTIAAMLGAIILGAYGGGDAGVAAITAVQAGAVQNQIDFTRHNESEADRIGIQTLARAGFDARAMADFFGRMQQSGRYSAGQQLPEFLRTHPVTLDRIAESRDRARQMPLRRVPDSGMYLHMRERVRVLTGTGPTESLRYYKQNPTPDGPMAAKAWRYGKVLALLRAGQFQAASQLLAGLSAGAPDFLPYRVARVEIALGESKPATASALARNDLKLFPADQALLALLGQAELRSGNAAATRALLGDFIYRPQPPPHILELLAQAADKRGDQVEAYQMRAEYHVQNGRLEVAMEQLRRASKLQPIAYAQLATIEARLRQLQDDLEFERQFFGRRSLTLL; via the coding sequence ATGCTGCGTCGCCTGATTTGCCTCGTCCTGTGCCTATATGTGCCCCTGGCACAGGCGGAGATTGCTTTGCCGGAAATCGGTGACGCCGCCGGCGGCCTGCTGTCGGCGCAGCTGGAACAGCGCATTGGCGTCACCTTCATGCGGCAGGTGCGGGCGGCCATGCCGCTGGTAGATGATGCGCTTATCAATGGTTACGTGGATGGCCTGGGCCAGCGCTTGGGCCGCAACAGCAGCGATTCAGCCCGCGGTTTCAGTTTCTTCGTGGTGGTCGACCCTACGCTGAACGCCTTTGCCGGCCCCGGTGGCAATATCGGCGTCCACAGCGGCCTGATCCTGACCACGGAAACCGAGGACGAACTGGCGTCCGTGCTGGGCCACGAAATTGCCCACGTCACCCAGCGCCACCTGCCCCGTGCCTTCGAGCACCAGCAACGCATGACCGTACCGACTATCGCGGCCATGCTCGGCGCCATCATCCTGGGCGCCTATGGGGGCGGCGACGCCGGTGTCGCGGCGATCACGGCGGTGCAGGCCGGCGCAGTCCAGAACCAGATCGATTTCACCCGCCACAATGAATCCGAGGCCGACCGGATCGGCATTCAGACCCTGGCCCGGGCTGGGTTCGATGCTCGCGCCATGGCGGATTTTTTCGGGCGCATGCAGCAGTCGGGACGCTACAGCGCAGGCCAACAGCTGCCCGAGTTTCTACGCACCCATCCGGTCACTTTGGACCGGATCGCCGAATCACGGGATCGGGCCCGGCAAATGCCACTGCGACGCGTACCCGACAGCGGTATGTACCTGCACATGCGCGAGCGGGTACGGGTGCTGACCGGTACCGGACCTACCGAGTCACTGCGTTATTACAAGCAAAACCCCACGCCCGATGGCCCCATGGCGGCCAAGGCCTGGAGATACGGCAAAGTACTGGCGTTGTTACGCGCGGGGCAGTTCCAAGCGGCGAGCCAACTCCTGGCCGGGCTCAGCGCCGGTGCACCGGACTTTCTGCCCTATCGAGTTGCCCGGGTGGAAATCGCGCTCGGTGAAAGCAAGCCCGCCACCGCCAGCGCCCTGGCCCGCAACGACCTCAAGCTGTTCCCAGCCGATCAGGCATTGTTGGCGCTGCTGGGGCAGGCCGAACTGCGCTCCGGCAACGCGGCGGCGACGCGCGCACTGCTGGGCGACTTCATCTACCGACCTCAGCCGCCGCCACATATCCTGGAACTGCTGGCCCAGGCTGCCGACAAACGCGGCGACCAGGTGGAGGCCTACCAGATGCGCGCCGAATATCATGTGCAGAACGGCCGCCTGGAGGTGGCGATGGAGCAACTGCGGCGTGCCAGCAAATTGCAACCGATTGCGTATGCCCAGCTGGCTACTATCGAGGCGCGCCTGCGCCAGCTGCAGGACGATCTTGAGTTCGAACGTCAGTTTTTCGGCCGCCGCTCATTGACCTTACTCTGA